Genomic segment of Drosophila takahashii strain IR98-3 E-12201 chromosome X, DtakHiC1v2, whole genome shotgun sequence:
ATAGTTTGTGCTGCACTTACGATCTATAAACTGCCGCGCAAAAAGTAGTGCAAAAGTAATTGTTGCCACGCACTGAGTCGCAGTCTGGGGCTCTGCGATTACGAGATCCAGACATCTACAGCTAACAAAGTCTAACCCGTCTAACTAGTTgattttggggcacttaatcCGCGACGCCCAGGCATTATGCTCCGCCCGAGTAAAGTCAGGCGGCTGTGGCGCTGACCACTGGCAGTTCTGATTGGAACGGCCTTCCGAGCGGTACGGCCAGCGGTACAGATTCCTGATATCCCGAGATCCTTCAGGATGTTACGATAttggctcctcctcctcttcctggCCTTCCTGCTAATAGGAGATCTCTCGGCTCTCCGAGATCTGCAGGATCCCCATCAGGTCCTTAGCCAGGACTCCAGTGGATCACGGGAGAAGCGCGGCACAGTCACCCTGGACTTTGGCCTCCTCCTTCGCAATCTGCTCTTGAAGAGCGCCCAGTTGTCCTCGGCCAAGGCCAATCTGGTGCGGACCACTCGTCGTCCTCCAATGACGACAACGACcacgcctcctccgcctccgccgccgcctcctccgcaGCGCAGTCGTCGACCCATTTGGCATCCGTTCTTCAGTTCCGGCTTTCTGCCTTTGGACTATGACTACGCTGATCCTCCAGCGGCAGGACCTCCGGCTCCtccgccaccaccacctcctccgcAACCAACTAGAAGGCCAGTTCGACCGCCAGTAAGACCACGTCCTCGTCCTCCGACGACGACGGCTCCTCCACCGCCACCGCCTCCGCCGAACTATGACTACGACTATGACTACGATGCTCCGCCAGCTGCGCCCACAGCGgcaccaccgcctcctcctccgcctcctgctCCCCGCCCaaggccacgcccacgcccccGCCCACCGCAGCCACAACAGCTGGGGGATCGGCTAATCTATCAGTACGCACAACCTACTGGTAAAATACGAAACCTTTTAACTAACTGCCGTACAATTGGGTTCTCTCCGACACTTTGCAGATACCTTCTTTAGGTCGCGTTCcgcggaggaggcggcggcagcaCAACCGGATGATACAGATACTGGTGCTAATGCAGATTTAGATACGGATGCTGGAGCCCCACCCCCCGATCCCCCCGCTCCAACTGGCCCCCGGTTTTTGGTCAACTACGAGAGCGACAGCGACTTTGGGCAGCAGGTTCAGGATCAGGAACAGGAACCGCCTGCAGGATCAGCTAGACCATCACCATCATCCCAAGGCTATTTCCAGCAACTCGACTTTGGCAGCCTCGGCAATCTCAATCGCTTCCCGACTCCCAATCAGCAGCAGTACTTCTACAACTAAGCGGTATAGTTTCTTATTTTACCCCCTATGTGGCAAGTGGCCAGTGGCAAGTGGCAATGAAATGGAAAGTCACTGTTTCGGAATATTATAGCTATTGCAGTGATTGCTTAAAATCAGCCGTAAACTAGTAATATAAgtgtacttttttttatacccaatTTGCATAGTGgtaaattataattgaaataaagTAATGTTCAAATGTCTGAAAAACGGtgaatttttaatagattagGTGTTTCATATCTGCTAGTAAAacttacattaatttttaaattttcccgCTCAAAAATCCCACCGATTAAAAGATAACGATGTATCGATAGGTTGTTGTCCTCGCTAACTAAGAGAAGACACCAACCGATTAATCTATGAAAAGATACCTTTATCGATAGGTACGTGTCCTAGCTAACTAAGAGAAGACACCAACCGATACACATACACAAGTATTTTATCTATCGATAGGTGCATGCCCTCGCTAACTTAGCGACGACACCAACCGATTCGTTAGTGAGACCGTTCCTGTGCAAACATCGATAGCCGCCATCGCTGCCCGGCCACCTCTAGTTATTGACCGATATATCGATAGCCGGGCATATCGATGACTGTTTAAAGCAAGAAAACGAGTGAAGAAAATCTGTAAAATCGTCGTTATATATAATACATGGTAGATGGGATCCTCGGCGTTCCCCTAAAACTCTCGCTCGCCCCTCGAGATGCGTAGCAAGTGCGGAAGTGTGAACGCAACGCGTGTGCAGTGCAGGGCAAcgattcccattcccaatcGCAGCAGGCGTGAAGAAAGCGACGCATGAGGAAAAATGCATACAGATGCGAAAACCAAGAGCCAGCCGCGCTGATAAACAAGCAAGCACTAATTAATTGCCAAATGTAAGCCACCGAATGCAGAAAGTCGTCATATTATGTTGTTTTTTCGCCAGATTTATGCATTTTCCACTGTCTCTCCATCCCTGTGTGCGTGTACGTCTGTCTGTGTTGGTTCGCTGAGtgctgagtgtgtgtgtgtgtgtgcacacTGTTCTTTTTCGCGTTTGCGTTTTGGCCAATTAATGCGAATTTTGTGTCGTCCGCCCAGTGAATTGATTATTTAACGGTATAACACCTTCGGTGCATCAGTTTTCCGGTGGAAATTCCCAACAAACAGTTGGAGTTTGCGGATTCGGAACTAAAGTGCGACGACTCCCCTTAATGGGCGAGAAAGAGATAGCACGTGTCCGTGCGTTGCAattgtgtgtgtatttgtCTGCTCCCCGACGAGCgtgagcgtgtgtgtgtgtgcggcggtgtgcaagcaaaacaaaattagGCGATTCAAAACagttgcaaaatgcaaaatacgGCACTCGAAATACCAGTCATTTTCCGCAAATTGGCCACTAAAATCAGTTACTAATTGGCCGCCCGCAAGAGGGAAAACAAGTGGCGCAGCATCATCACTtttgtgggtttttttttttgttacgcCTTTCTGTGTGTGGCTGGGTCCGCACCCAAAAAAAGGCAAGCGAGAGCCACATAGAATCAAATTCGGAACCAAAGAAGAATTCCCTGTTTTCCGCAAAACAAAAGCAGCCCAAGCCCCAGAAAAAAGCacgaattgaattgaatttgtgTCGCCCGAAATGCAAAACAACAAGCAGCCAAAccgcacatacatatgtatgtctaGCGCTGTGTGCGTGAGCGACATGGCTGCTCATGTACATGTATATATGTGCATGACATGTCATGACTTGTGCACTGTGTGCAAGTGTGTGGCTATGAAAAATAGgcgtgtttctgtttctgtgttTCGTTTCGCGTCGCAAGTAAATAATTGCAGTCGCAAAACAACAGCGGCTGGCTATATACGATATACCCGGGCGATATACCCAAGCTGCGAGTGAAAAGCCGGAGATCCGCGTCTTTGGCCGGCGGATATCCGCAGACGCCCGCAAAACGCCTCCGCatatacgtatgtatgtatgtgtgtatgtgcgtTGCGGATTCGCAACAGCGACAAATGCAACCCCTTCGGTGCCGTTACTCCTGGCCAGCAGGGTTCGGTCATAACGACTAATGAATACCCTGCAGCACGTGTCAATATCCTGCGAGTCTTGCCAACTTGCCAGCCAAAAGATCCCCTACACACGATCCCCGCACGTGTGCATCCCCTACCCCACCCACTCAGTTactcagccaaaaaaaaaaaaaaaaaactaaacaaataaacagcaACTGCTTTAATCACATccctaaaaacaagaacaCCCCCAGAAAACAGTTCTCTCTATCCAAAACTGACCAAAAAGCAGCTGACATGTTGGTAACAACCTGGGGCCCAAGGAAAATAGCCATAAAAGAGGGGCCAgcagtaaaaatatttgcgATAAGACTCGTGCTGCGTGTGGAATGCTGAATTCTGAATGATTTGTACTGtatatttgtgtgtgtttgtgtgaagGCGTGAATCACTTGATCGATTTGGTGATAGTCGTCGGCTTTTTGGCTTTTCCAGTCCATCTTTCTGTCTTCCTGTCTTTGAAAACCCCTCAACCCCTCTTATTAACCAGTATTTCACACCGAAATTCCCAAGTAAAAAAAACCTCCAAAAATCTCGAGCCCCTTTTATGAAATAAAGTGACTAAGTGTCTGGAAAtggtttttggcttttccagtccatccaaccatccatccgtctgtctgtctttttGTCTTCCTGTCCCTGAAAACCCCGCCACCCCTCTTATTTACCAGTATTTCAGATCGAAATCCCCAAGTACAAAAAACCTCCAAAAATCTCGAGCCCCttttatgaaatgaaatgactAAGTGACTGGCACAGAATGTGACTGACTAACCGGAATAACCTTCTTTTTTTCATACAGACCTTCTGTAAGATACAGCACAGCAGGAAGAGAAGTAGGAGACCaggagaaggagcaggagcaggagcacgACGTCTGGGGACTAGAGAGCATGAGAGACAGCCATGCCTTCGGCACGACCTGGTAGTCTCAAGGATCCGGAAATAGCCGACCTGTTCAACAAGCATGACCCGGAGAAGATCTTCGAGGATCTGCGCGAGATCGGCCATGGGTCGTTCGGTGCGGTCTACTATGCCCGCTGCAATCTCACCAAGGAGATTGTGGCCATCAAGAAGATGTCCTACACGGGCAAGCAGAGCCAGGAGAAGTGGCAGGACATACTCAAAGAGATACGGtttgttataataatataaaatattataatttcatataATTAATCCTAATCCTTTACAGCTTCCTTCGCCAATTGAACCACCCCAATACCATCGAATACAAGGGCTGCTATCTGCGCGAGTCGACCGCCTGGCTGGTGATGGAATACTGCGTGGGCTCCGCCTCGGACATCATCGAGGTGCACAAGAAGCCGCTGCACGAGGACGAGATCGCCGCCATCTGCCTGGGCGTGCTAAGTGGGCTCAGCTATCTGCATTCGCTCGGTCGCATCCATCGCGACATCAAGGCGGGCAACATCCTGCTCACCGACAACGGCGTCGTCAAGCTGGCCGACTTCGGTAGCGCTGCCATCAAGTGTCCGGCCAACAGCTTCGTCGGCACGCCCTATTGGATGGCCCCCGAGGTGATCCTGGCCATGGACGAGGGCCAGTACGACGGCAAGGTGGACGTGTGGTCGCTGGGCATCACCTGCATCGAGCTGGCCGAGCGAAAGCCGCCCTACTTCAACATGAACGCCATGTCGGCGCTCTATCACATTGCGCAGAACGAGTCGCCAACCCTTCCGGTGAGTTGGGATTAGCAGAAATATAACCTAGAATATAActagaattatttattttaaccagacttggttaaggaatacttgagtggaaaatattttttattcatttatttaatgaattttaaacaTGTAGCAGCAGTTTATAACATTCAATTACTGCCAACAATTGCTGAAGATTTATCatcaataattattattgattAAGGAatccaaatacatttttttttatttcaagttTTATATGCGGAAATCACATGTATAAAATACTCAATTTTCTTAGACTCTCCCCATAATTTTTAGACATCTAATCATATGCAAAAACGTATTCTAAACactccatttaaaattagatttaagcttaaacaaattctgatttttaaaaaatatttgttccttaactaagtttatttaaatttgaattttaagaaTACTGTGTTGCAAGTAATTCGATGTCTATATATAATAACTTGTATTGTGTTTAAAAAATCCACTTAAGTAATGAGGCTATAGGTTATAAGTTATTGAAAACTAACCCTAATATAGCttatagttttatataaaataaatcaaaaaaaccCTAATATTTGATCTAAAACCCTCTTGCAGAAGAACGACTGGTCGGACGCGTTCTGCAGCTTCGTCGAACTGTGCCTCAAGAAGATGCCAGCGGAGCGACCCTCGTCGGCCAAACTGCTGACCCACT
This window contains:
- the LOC108056011 gene encoding uncharacterized protein, giving the protein MLRYWLLLLFLAFLLIGDLSALRDLQDPHQVLSQDSSGSREKRGTVTLDFGLLLRNLLLKSAQLSSAKANLVRTTRRPPMTTTTTPPPPPPPPPPQRSRRPIWHPFFSSGFLPLDYDYADPPAAGPPAPPPPPPPPQPTRRPVRPPVRPRPRPPTTTAPPPPPPPPNYDYDYDYDAPPAAPTAAPPPPPPPPAPRPRPRPRPRPPQPQQLGDRLIYQYAQPTDTFFRSRSAEEAAAAQPDDTDTGANADLDTDAGAPPPDPPAPTGPRFLVNYESDSDFGQQVQDQEQEPPAGSARPSPSSQGYFQQLDFGSLGNLNRFPTPNQQQYFYN